AAAAACTGACCTCATATCTAGCTACCATCAGTTAAGAGTTAgagaatgtgatattccaaagacaacctTTCGAACCAAATATGGGCATTAAAAGTTTTTGGTTTTATCTTTTGGGTTGACCAATGCACCAGCATcgttcatggatcttatgaacagagtcttcaagccttatttagatatatttgttatcgtcttcatttatgacatactaatctatttaAGGAATGAAGAATACCACACTAGTCACCTCAGAAAAGTACTTTAAgctttaaaagaaaatgaattttattccaagttctccaagtgtgtgttttggcttaagtctgtggcattcttgggcTACAGAGTTTCCGGTGATGGGATTAAAGTCgatacccaaaagatagaaacagttcagagttggcctagaccaCTTCTCCAACCAATATTAGgattttcttgggtttggctggcTATGATAGAAGTTTTGTTGAGGGATTTTAGTCTATCTCATCTCCCTTGACTAAGTTGACTCAGAAAACAGTTAAATTTCGATGGTCTAAAGCTTGTGAGAATATCTTTCAGTAGTTGAAGAAGAGGTTGACTTCTGCTCCGATTTTTACCTTACTAAAGGgcactcaaggttttgtggtgtgctgtgatgcatcaagagttggttTTGGCTGTGTGTTAATGCAAAAGGTAAAGGTCCtagcttatgcctccagacAGTTGAAATTTCATGAGAAGAATCatccaacccatgacttagagatGGGTGTTGTGGTATTCGCCTAGAAGATATGATGTCATTAATTGTACGACATTCATGTGGatatattcactgatcacaagagcctagaatatgtgttcacccagaaagatcTCAATTTCAAACAAAGGAGGTGGCTAGaactactcaaggattatgacatgagtatttttTACCACCTAGGTAAGGCCAATATGTTGGTTGATGCTTTAAGAAGGTTATCCATGGGGATACCGCCTATGTTGAGAAAGAAAAGATGGAGTTAGTCAAAGATGTTCACAAACTTGCACGCCTGAGAGTCAGATTTATGGATTTCACAGAAGGAGGAACAGTGGTGACTAATGGGGCCGAATTATCACTAGTATCATAGGTGAAAGAAAAGCAATACCAAGACCACATTTTGCTTGACTTGAAGGCAAATATTCATAAGCGAAGAGTAttgacttttgaacaaggggaAGATGGTGTGTTGaagtaccaaggtagattgtgtgtacctaggGTGGATGGACTCCATGAGCGGATTATGGAGGAGTCTCATAGctctagatattccattcatctgtGTCGCGCCAGCTAAATCCCCTCAGGACAGATTCTGTTCGTCAGGCTATGGCTCCGCGCCACTCAAAGCGCCTACGACGCCTGAGGACCTCATTTATTATCTaccttttcgtactagttcctaagtgatgtgcCTACAATCCCTAATTGATTCCAACAGTCTAAGGTACatttaaacatcatgaaatcatccataaacataagaccatgaaccttgaatccataattcaattcaaggaaagttaagatcaaagttaaagaagttgagagtcaagtctaaaagttaagaagcaagtcaaagtgagtccttaaagttttcaagagtcttaaacaaacattttaactttgttttaaggttcAACCTACAAGTTGAGTAAATAGTAAAGATTtgatttcatttctcaaaaaatttaaGGGAATTCCCTAGAAaggttataaatgttttcacatttaagtgaAGAGGGAACTAAGatctttccaaaagagttttgaacaagaaaaaaagaacatttattccaagagagctttttaaagttaaagtgtttgagaaaattatctcaacccaaagaaatgaagttattttaaaagcatgagctaaagtatatttagGAAGTAGTATTAAGCACTGATGTGGGGataagagttcatattaactcaaatccccatgtaaaccatgtagccataaTGGGTATTAAtggttcatactttttagatgatcacgtaagttaaactagtggatccactaagttaacgAGTTCTATGCGAAGGCAAAGTATAAAACAATTTTGGCAGCGTGGGTAATATGTTGTaccaccacttaggctcatagtggtgctTGTCAATTAGAGAATTTCCCACataactatattactttcatatataagtaaagttgagtttgttattgcattttcctTAATGAACTAAGTTATTTTACTGTTTTACAAAGCTTTATATATATCACATGTGTTTTAATTGCCTTATATATAGATTGAGCTGAGTATTCAAAAGTTGATCAGAGCCAAAGTAAGTTCATCTTATTCTTATCAACTTAAGTTGTTATTTAGCGttccaactcacatactcgtacattcaatgtattgatgccAGTGGGTCTTCATAGTCTTATGATGGAGACACAGGTAACCAGGATTAACATCCAACACCTCATTGATCTAGTTTGAGCACTCAGAGTCAGTGGTGACCCTCCTTGCATTTTGGAGGattctttttatatgtttttttttgtatttttctttattagaatgttgtggggtttgtcccaataTTTATCTTAGCATTATAGAGGTTTCACAAACAGATAGTCAGTTAGATACTAAGATTTGagtctctctttattttgcattcACATATTCTattttgagacttaagtgtcattaTGAGAATgtttcttgttttattattgagttaagtctttCGCTGAGTTTAGTACGCTAGGCCAGGGATTCGCTCAAGGCcagcaatggtcattgggtACCGGCCACGTTCAGGGTGTAGGCTTAGAGCGTGGCATGAGTGGTAGTCAGAACTGCAGAAGCAGTGTCGCTGGTGGTAGCAGGAATAACCATGCTTGGAAGCAAAGAGAGGAAAAAATGGATCAGACTTAGAGAAGCAAAGAAAACTCGAATGAATCTTATTCCAACGTAGCATCAACTTAAATACAAGCAAGCTTTTACTAACTTGACTAATTCTTAGAAACTATTCTAACAACTTAATATATAACTAAGTTGACTAAATCTAAGGAACTACTTTGATAACTAATATAAATCATCTCTAACAACTTGATATGAATTGATAACCAACTAACAAACTAGTAAGTATGTCAACATTGGCCTCTTTGTCCCACATCGGAGATTCAACAGGAAACATAACGgtttaaaagtaaaagaaaaagtgcAGTTGTCACACGAGGGTGTAGAGCTGGGAATTGCACACGATTATTGACCAAACTCTAAATCGCTTCTTTAATCAAAAGATTTAATTTAAAGGGATTGGTTTGCCCGTTgtccctcccccccccccccccaaacaaAAGAAACATTGATACCTAGAGTGTGTCAGTTCTCAGAGTTGGATTTCTCCGGGCAGGCTAGAAGGTAGTGACCACAGACATGGACATGTATTTGTGGTCGCTTTGGCCTCACTTGTCAGCACCTCCacttttttcatttcctttttagaTAGTTATTTTGTTAAGTAGAGTCATCAAATAGGCCTAGATACTGTGTTGTAATAGTATGAATTTTATTAGATTATGGTATGtatagatacatgtatctcgaGATACATGGATTCAATATTATGTGTTATTTATTCTATACATTTTATCCAAGTGGATTTGCACAGATTTTGTTCCCTTGCCTCCCTTCCATCTTACTCGTTATTTAGCTCTTGTATTTGAGTTGCATCACACCAGATACATCTATCTTGTGTATCAAGTATCCTAGATATATGTTAATCACGCTAAACTTTTTATAGTCTTATTGAAACACCGTCATTGTTGccatatttgattttaaaatccTCTCAATTTCTTAATGTCAGGGAATTtaagtttgaaaagaaaaaaaagggctAGCCCGCCAGCCCATGGTTCTTCCAGGattgagttgagttgaaaaTTTTTAAGCCCTTTCAAATGAAGGGCTATCCGATCAAATTCCTTGGCCTACGAGGCTTGCGATGGGTAGGCTGACCCTTAACTTACAAGTTGAGTAAACTTGAAACACCACAACaatattctctctctctctatataattTAGTATCAGTTAAGTGAAATAATCAGGCTTAATGAATGTGGGTTGAACtgtaaatttattttgagaGAATGTGTATTCTTTCAATTAACTTAGATTGAGGCacaaatatgtaattattttgaatttatgatCTACTTATGTAGTTTTTTCAATATTATACACGAATAATCCACAAATTACACGGtaattattctttaaaatgAATATGCTTATTTTTTTGGCAAAACACATATATCACACTAGTTAAAGTCTTAATTACTAAGATTCCCAGTAATATCACATATTACTTCCTCTACCATATTTTATGCTTAGGATACATAACTCAAAATTTATGAGATATATTTAGCTGTCGAATTTTAAAATTGAgagacaaaatttatttatttaaattaattggttGTAATTGATCTCCTTAATTAGAGGAGTAAATACGGATtttcaaaatacatatataattaatttcattttatcattctttgaaataataaacttattaatattattaatataagatAAAAACATGTATATCTTGGTAATGTAATTTggttaatttcaaattattacttttaaaataataaattcattaatttgatatatctATTATCAATATATGATGTATCCAACAAACTAAATACTCAAATACATGACTATCATACAAGTACATTTATATGTATCATAGATTTATCTAGCATTAATTTCATGCATTTGTTATACGTATctagtattaattttatgtatctatttatatgTATCTAATATTGATTTCATGTATTTGTTATACGTATCTagcattaattttatgtatcCATTTATATATGCCTACTATTAATTTCATGGATCTTTTATATGTATCTAGTTTTATGTATCAGGTATCAATTGCATATTTTATATCCAAAAACACGTATCTCGAATACATAGTAAGCATATACAtctaattatgtatatttaaattcataCGTTATATCCAAAAACATGTATCTCGAATACATACTAAacatatacatttaattatgtgtatctaaatatgaaatatagCAGAAACACATGAATTTAGGACAAATCATGATTGTAGAGTATCTGTCGTATCATTAATATCATCGTGTTGTTAAAAAACATGTATCGAAAATTTAATGGTGGATACATATACATGTTCATATACCCCATTACTAAAAGTACAACTCGAATCTTAATTAAGATAACTACTTATTGGATACACATATTTTAAGtgttatatcaaagtaaatattggTATCAGCACATCCATGACATAGTAACCAAAGAAAGCTTTAGAAGAACACCAACAAACAAAAACTCTCTACAATACTCTCTTTGATGCTTTTACGTTGTGGCATAACACAATCAAATCTAAGATCCATTTCTTCTGGAGACAAACAATCAAGATCCACTCTGAATTGAAAGTTTTTTATGTAGCagttattttgatttgatcTCGTTATAAATGAAGAATACAGAATAATATTTGGGTTCATGAGAATTTATCGGCAATGATGATGATATCTTGAGAAGAAGAGAATAGAATAGCTATTGTTGGAATGTAATTGTACGTCGAAATTCTTGAATAAAAAAGCAGGATACATAATTGAGTGATAACTGATAAATATGAGAATGGAGAATTAAAAGATAGTGGTTGATTTGGAGAGAAAGAGTTAATTAAGCAGATAATTAATCAATTCTAATTTAAAGGATGTGGATATCTAATTGTatcttcaaataatatattaatatatggtataaaatGCTAAAAGTAGtaatatatgtaattgtttgaaagtaaaaataatattagcaTATATAGTAGTGATGTATGTTTAATAATGTAGTTTATCCTATTATTGTGGGTGTTTGTTGGAATATTACGTAGTATATAAAGAGAAATACCAAAATAAATGCAGCATATCAAATGGTTGATGTAGTTCACTTTAGGATTTTTAATTTatcgtattgtattgtattgtcgTGTGTTCTATTATATCTATgctattattttaataaatatattgtttgaaataattttattattctcaATTATTATACAATATCACACATCGATAATTTAcatgataaatataaaagaaaaagtagggTACAAATAAAGTTATATGGAAAGATAGAATGACGGATATAATTAGAttattattaaatgataaataaagacaaaatgagaagaaaatataaagataaCGATATGACACCAAATCTATATTCTGAGACTTCTCATCcatttaaatgatttaatataataaaatttaaataataatcataacaaatattatgtttaatttttttaaactaacAGTAACAACGAATAACGAGTAACAGCCATCCAAACAAGGTTTATAGGGATTCTAAATCCCAATTGACGTTCTTTAATCTTTTGACAAATAAGAGAAACTATTATTAAAAAGATTCAAGTATTGCAAATGAGGCAATGTCACAACGCTAGGAGGAATTGGCCCCGTTAAATGATTTGATGACATATCAAGCATAATAAGGTTGTCTAGGTACCTAAACGACGAAGGGATCGAACCAACGAGCGAATTATGTGAAAGATCAAGTACAGCAAGATTCCATAATTGACCCAAACTCATTGGCAAGGGTCCAGTAATAGCATTATTGGACAAGTAAACCATAGTTAAATTACCCAACATGCCAAGACTTGATGGAATAAGACCAGTAATTGAACAAAACCTAAGATCAAGAATTTGTAAAGAAGGTGCAACTATAGATCCAAACCATACAGGAATAGGACCTGGAAGTTTAAAATTCAATGCGTTAAATCTCTCCAAAAATGTTATGTTTTGAAGGGCTTCGACAGAGAATTGAGGATTATCTTGACCAACATTGGTACGTCTAAAACCAGATATGTTGATTTCAGCTACACGGCCATTTTTGCAACGAATGCCTTTCCAATCGGTGCATGGATTAACCGTTCTAGGCCTAGGCCATTCGTTCCTTCTTAATCCTAAAGTAGATCTCAATAGAAACAAAGCTTTTCTCTCTTCACTCAAACTCAATGAAAATGTAGAatcaaataataagaaaagCATAAAACAGAGAAAACTCATTTGGTGCCTCATTGGACTTTGAAAAttctaatcttttttttttaataacctaCTAATATAAGGTTTGACTAGTGGATTGTCAAAATCCGTTTTAATGCTACACATGCAAATTTAGTATAGTGTAACTATTTGCTACccttatagataaaataattaattatgtatatcACCATATAAGTTGAATTTACAACTTGCATTTTCACTCGgatcataaaaggaaaaaaattagacAAATGGTTCAATGAACCAAAATTCcttatacaaaacataaatatgCTATAGTGAGAGAATATTTACGCTatccatttatttttacttgtttgttatatgattttgagatatttaacaatacttattcattttataaaatcaatgagtaatttatcattttatttttgctattaaatacttttcatttgtcattgtttaaatgacttatatttattaagGCTGATTTGGTAACATTAGTCGTGTCATTTAGTGTTTCTTAATTCATGTGTCAAGTTAATGTGGATAATTATATTTGGACAGAGAGAGCaccatttataacaataatattttattcactTGAACActtataatcaattttaatatacattacAAAACGCAatttataaaatacatatataaaaaaatttattgatcaataatatatttattacatattttaatacacctataataaattatatcaattttgcttaccaaataagaataatatattttaaaacacaCATAATACATCTTTATTCCAtgcataatttacttttaatacataatacaaatttattatgatattattatatattactataaataataataaatataaaatattacttaaattaataattagttattagaaatattattatatattactgtaaataataaatataaaagattacttaaattaataattatttattaagaagTACTATCTCACCTAATTTCTTCATCTATCGTTTATCACCCAAAATAGTCATTCAGCCCACTTTATTGCAAATGAAGTGCATTGTTTCATGGAAACCACATAATTCACACTAGTTAAAGTCTTAATCACTAAAATTTTCAGTAGTTTTACATATTA
The sequence above is a segment of the Solanum lycopersicum chromosome 10, SLM_r2.1 genome. Coding sequences within it:
- the LOC138338895 gene encoding probable LRR receptor-like serine/threonine-protein kinase At2g16250, which gives rise to MRHQMSFLCFMLFLLFDSTFSLSLSEERKALFLLRSTLGLRRNEWPRPRTVNPCTDWKGIRCKNGRVAEINISGFRRTNVGQDNPQFSVEALQNITFLERFNALNFKLPGPIPVWFGSIVAPSLQILDLRFCSITGLIPSSLGMLGNLTMVYLSNNAITGPLPMSLGQLWNLAVLDLSHNSLVGSIPSSFRYLDNLIMLDMSSNHLTGPIPPSVVTLPHLQYLNLFNNSFSYLSKD